In one window of Camelina sativa cultivar DH55 chromosome 15, Cs, whole genome shotgun sequence DNA:
- the LOC104747456 gene encoding translocon-associated protein subunit alpha-like has protein sequence MTTSIRLLFLAFLLLASPFLKVALCQSDSEDSGFEVSDVGEESDTEEVFGLELSSAPGVETLCVFPKNTAKIIKAGVETELLVGMKNDGQSNVDIVAVKGSLHLPFDQNAVQNLTALSFSNASVPTSAQATFPYVFAVSKFLQAGAFDLVGTIIYEIDGKPYQSTFYNGTIEVVEDGPLFRMESVFLSGLLVFVIVLLALYIQNGLKHMTKKTKRAPKVEVGTATKDASHDEWLEGTSYTKSSSKSKKKK, from the exons ATGACGACAAGTATTAGACTTCTCTTCCTCGCTTTCCTTCTCCTTGCCTCACCTTTCCTCAAAG TTGCTTTGTGCCAATCGGATTCGGAAGATTCTGGCTTTGAAGTTTCTGATGTTGGTGAAGAGAGTGATACAGAGGAAGTGTTTGGTTTGGAACTTAGTTCAGCTCCTGGAGTTGAAACCCTTTGCGTTTTCCCCAAAAACACTgcaaaaa taataaaagCTGGAGTTGAGACTGAGCTGCTTGTTGGAATGAAAAATGATG GTCAATCCAATGTAGATATTGTTGCGGTTAAAGGGAGTTTACATCTTCCTTTTGATCAAAATGCGGTTCAGAATCTCACTGCTTTG AGTTTCAGCAATGCATCTGTGCCAACTTCCGCTCAAGCTACCTTCCCATATGTTTTTGCAGTCAGCAAGTTCCTGCAG GCGGGTGCTTTTGATTTAGTTGGCACCATTATCTACGAGATAGATGGTAAGCCATACCAAAGCACCTTTTACAATGGAACTATTGAAGTTGTTGAAGACGGTCCTCTCTTCAGGATGGAGTCAGTCTTCCTTAGTGGCCTTTTAGTTTTTGTCATCGTTCTTCTTGCCCTCTATATCCAAAATGGTTTAAAGCATATGACCAAG AAAACAAAGAGAGCACCAAAAGTTGAAGTTGGAACAGCAACTAAAGATGCTTCGCATGATGAATGGCTTGAG GGTACTTCGTATACTAAATCTTCGAGtaagtcaaagaagaagaagtag
- the LOC104748756 gene encoding uncharacterized protein LOC104748756 — translation MATKKIFGFVLMVMFLLGSSSAKIYKVGGSNYGWTVKDDSWAEHKEFHVGDSVVFEYDQNVNDVTQVSNALEYELCDNSSPKVVYNTGHDVVTFTEPGHHYFITSNHIQCVWGMKLDVLVVDDSSRPTPPPPPPPSRKINGPSRPIPPPPPSKILPSAGRIYEVGDSSGWSVYNTFYYSKWSEDKQFRVGDTLFFEYNKHINDVREISDELEFESCEPTSTVAVYKTGHDLVKLTKPGVHYFVSLKTGLCQAGIKLRVTVQPSTEDVTLPSVPKKKMKSSPIYHFNRWWLRIFRPHH, via the coding sequence ATGGCCACAAAGAAGATCTTTGGCTTCGTGCTTATGGTCATGTTTCTCTTGGGTTCCAGCTCCGCTAAAATCTACAAAGTTGGAGGTTCCAATTATGGCTGGACGGTAAAGGACGACTCTTGGGCTGAACATAAAGAATTCCACGTTGGAGATTCAGTAGTCTTCGAATACGATCAGAACGTCAACGACGTCACTCAAGTTTCTAACGCTTTAGAGTATGAGTTATGCGATAATTCTTCTCCTAAAGTTGTTTACAACACAGGACACGATGTCGTAACCTTCACGGAACCAGGACATCACTATTTCATCACCTCAAATCATATTCAATGCGTCTGGGGAATGAAACTCGATGTTCTTGTCGTCGATGACTCGTCACGTCCgactcctcctccaccaccaccaccatcgaGGAAGATCAATGGCCCATCACGTCCgattcctccaccaccaccgagcaAGATACTTCCTTCTGCTGGAAGGATTTACGAGGTCGGCGACTCAAGCGGATGGAGCGTATATAACACTTTCTACTATTCCAAGTGGAGTGAAGATAAACAATTTCGTGTTGGAGATACCCTCTTTTTCGAATACAACAAGCACATCAACGACGTTAGAGAAATCAGCGATGAACTTGAGTTCGAATCCTGTGAACCAACTTCTACTGTAGCCGTGTACAAGACAGGGCACGATCTTGTTAAGCTCACCAAACCAGGAGTGCATTATTTTGTAAGCTTAAAGACTGGTCTCTGTCAAGCTGGGATTAAACTTCGTGTAACGGTGCAACCATCAACCGAAGACGTTACTTTGCCGAGTGTtcccaagaagaagatgaagtcgTCACCTATTTACCACTTCAACAGGTGGTGGTTACGCATTTTCAGACCTCATCACTAA